From the genome of Alcanivorax sp.:
CTTCCACCACCCACAGGGACAACCCGTGCCGGGCAAGCTGACGACGCAAGTCGCGCAGACTTTCCGCAATAAAGGCCCACTGTCGTGCACTGCTGTCAGGCTGCTGCCAATAGCCTGGTTCGATGATGTAGAGCGGCAACACCGCCCCCTTGCGGCAGGCCTCTGCCAGCGGCCAGTGATCACGGGTGCGCAGGTCACGCTTGAACCAGACTACCTGGGTCATCACGAGACCTCCCGATCGCTCTCGGGCAGGGAAACGATCGGCACGGGGTAGCCTTGCCAGACAGGCACATCGCCACCGGCGAAATGCAGATCCAGGATCTGCTGGCGGGATAGGCCATTCATCACCGGCAACCAGTACCGTACAAAGTTGGCATCCGGATCATGCCGCCACCATTGCCGGGTGGGACTGAAGCGCCGCCCACCCTGGGCGTCATGACCCACGCCGGCAATGTAGGCCCAGTTGCCCCAGTTGGAAGCCACATCATGGTCCACCAGATGATGCTCAAACCAGCGCGCACCGCAGCGCCAGTCCAGCCCCAGATCATGAACCAGAAAGCTGGCCAGGTTTTGCCGCCCCCGGTTGGAGAGGTAACCGGTGGCCAGCAGTTCTTTCAGGTTGGCATCAATAAAGGGCAACCCGGTTTCTGCTGTGCACCAGGCTTGCCAGTAGCGCACTGCGTCAGCATTCCTGCGGTGTCCGGGTAAGGGGATGCTGTCGAAAAGTTGCAAGCCGGTATCACGAAAAATGGCCACACCATATTCCCGCTGTGACCAGTGAAAAAATTCCCGCCACAACAATTCAAACCGCAACCAGTAACTGTTCTGGTCACCACCGAATAGCTGCTCGTATTCGAAGATGGCATGCCAGACATGACGCACCGACAAACACCCCCAGGCCAGGGCGGCGCTCAAGCGACTGGAGTAGCCCATGCCGATCAGCTGGTTGCGTGTTGCCTTGTAATGGCGAATGTGGCGGTCGGTAAACAGATAGTGATGCAGCCACTGGCGAGCGGCCTGCTCACCACCGGACAATGAGAAATAATCTTCCGGGTCCCGTTGCCATTCCGCCCGTCGCGTCCCCAGCGCCGCCACCACCGAGCCCGCCCACTCTGGCAGAGCCAACGGCGTCGCCGCCGACAGTAACGGCGGATCACCTTCTGTAGTATCCACCTGGGGCCCACCATGACGTTCCACTCTTTTGCGAAAGCGACTGAAGGTGGCCGGGAAGCTGTCTTCCCAGGGCAGTGCCGAGGACGATAACAACGTCCGTGTCTCCACTTCGTACACCGTAATACCCGCTGCCCGAAGTGAGTCGATGTCCTGCTGCTCTTCCGGTGCATCGGCCTGGGCGGTGACCACTTGCAGAGACGTGCCCTGATGCCAGTGACCCAGCAATGCTGCCGGAGACGCCACCGCCGTGGTCAGTATCAGTCCGAGGGAATCCAGTGAGGCGGAGAGATCCGCCAGGCATTCCTGAAGGAAAACCGATTTGGCAGAACCCAGCCGGTCGATGCCTTCCGGACCAGGCTGGGTCCAGTGTTTGGGCAACACATAGAGCGGCAATACCGGCTTATCCAGTGCCGCCGCCCGGTGTAACAGGGGCTGATCCTGCACACGCAGGTCATGACGAAACCACACCACGGTAATCATTACGATGGCTTCTCCCGTCGGCACCGTTCACTGCAATAGATCACGTTATCCCAGTCCCGGGCCCACTTCTTTCGCCAGCTAAAGGCTCGCCGGCACACGGGGCAGGTTTTCTCCGGCAGCGACGACTTGTTGCCTTTCCATATCCGAGTCATAGCGCATCCGGGTCCGCCAGCAACGTCTCCGCCCGCTGGAGCATGGCTTCCACCTTGGCGCTGTCCATTCGCTCCAGATTCCGGTAGATCATCTTCATGCGGTGATTGCCGGCGAATTGCTGGCGATGGCGGTGAATGAAATGCCAGTAGAGACTGTTGAATGGGCAGCTATCCGCTTCGCTGGCGGTTTTCACGTTGTAATGGCAGTGCTTGCAGTAATCCGACATGCGATTGATGTAACTGCCGGAGGCGGCGTAGGGTTTGCTGCCCAGGTAGCCGCCATCCGCATGCATGACCATGCCCAGGGTGTTGGGCAGCTCCACCCAGTCGAAGGCATCGGCATAGACTTCCAGATACCACTGACAGATGGCCTCCGGCAGTACCCCCAGCAGCAAGGCAAAATTGCCGGTGACCATCAGGCGCTGAATATGATGGGCGTAAGCATGGTCAATGGTGTTGCGAAAACACTCGGCCATGCAGTGCATTTTGGTCTCGCCGGTCCAGTAGTACGCCGGCAGCGGGCGGTCATCTCCAAGCCGGTTTTCCTTTGCATAATCCGGCATCAGTAGCCAATAGATACCGCGCACGTATTCCCGCCAGCCGATGATCTGCCGAATAAAGCCTTCCACTGCATTGAGCGGCGCCTCACCGGAAAAATACGCCTGCTCGGCGG
Proteins encoded in this window:
- a CDS encoding DASH family cryptochrome, with product MITVVWFRHDLRVQDQPLLHRAAALDKPVLPLYVLPKHWTQPGPEGIDRLGSAKSVFLQECLADLSASLDSLGLILTTAVASPAALLGHWHQGTSLQVVTAQADAPEEQQDIDSLRAAGITVYEVETRTLLSSSALPWEDSFPATFSRFRKRVERHGGPQVDTTEGDPPLLSAATPLALPEWAGSVVAALGTRRAEWQRDPEDYFSLSGGEQAARQWLHHYLFTDRHIRHYKATRNQLIGMGYSSRLSAALAWGCLSVRHVWHAIFEYEQLFGGDQNSYWLRFELLWREFFHWSQREYGVAIFRDTGLQLFDSIPLPGHRRNADAVRYWQAWCTAETGLPFIDANLKELLATGYLSNRGRQNLASFLVHDLGLDWRCGARWFEHHLVDHDVASNWGNWAYIAGVGHDAQGGRRFSPTRQWWRHDPDANFVRYWLPVMNGLSRQQILDLHFAGGDVPVWQGYPVPIVSLPESDREVS
- a CDS encoding DUF2256 domain-containing protein; translated protein: MTRIWKGNKSSLPEKTCPVCRRAFSWRKKWARDWDNVIYCSERCRREKPS